The region TGAGCGCTCAGGTCGGCTCCGCCCGGCGTTCCATTCTCGACTCGGCGATGGCGAATATCAGTGTACTCGCGAGTCCCAACACCGTACCGACCGTGAGCGCGATCGCGACGTACGCGAGGTTCTGATAGCCGAGGACGAACG is a window of Halalkalicoccus subterraneus DNA encoding:
- a CDS encoding DUF373 family protein, producing AGITSSLGQITDEYLAGRFEWRYLNAPFYVISIAVVLRAVSAFVLGYQNLAYVAIALTVGTVLGLASTLIFAIAESRMERRAEPT